In Vogesella indigofera, a single window of DNA contains:
- a CDS encoding methyl-accepting chemotaxis protein yields MRVSTRLAVIILASFIGLLLLAGLSLHSIRQSLYEEKQAFIVNQLRMAEGVLGHYAAAAEQGRLSQADAQQQARQALAMLTVGDVYFFARDKDNVMQVHVKADRIGKVDLGSKLPDGRTTVDAYNEALRTAKYGITEIYTTRKGSDQQVPKLNGVVRFEPWGWMVGTGIFVDDIAATFWRSASLLLALAALVLVVLAALALTMSRRIIGSLGGEPAYAVAVVEAIAAGDLNQTIRHNGKPHSLLFVMAAMQQKLREMIAQISDSAAQLGDTAAALGEQMQRLDTVSATANDSTTAAAAAIEQLSVSIDHVSDSARQTEVDSRGVAQLAQQGLGVAQGVVSSIRGIAGEVSDASGRVLSLSERTRSISGIADTIRDIADQTNLLALNAAIEAARAGELGRGFAVVADEVRKLAERTAQATSEISSIIHSVVQETAGVSGAMEQIAPLVEDGVQQVTQLAGALGQIDDKVGHTLERFRNVALAMSEQSQAGVSIAGSVEQVVHVVEETQSSVRFTTGASARLQTLAADLQQAVSRFRV; encoded by the coding sequence ATGCGTGTTTCTACCCGGCTGGCCGTCATCATCCTGGCCAGCTTCATCGGATTGCTGCTGCTGGCCGGGCTGTCGCTGCACAGCATCCGCCAGTCGCTGTACGAGGAAAAACAGGCCTTCATCGTCAACCAGCTGCGCATGGCGGAAGGGGTGCTCGGCCACTACGCCGCCGCGGCAGAGCAGGGGCGGCTGAGCCAGGCCGACGCTCAGCAGCAGGCGCGCCAGGCGCTGGCGATGCTGACGGTGGGCGACGTGTACTTCTTCGCCCGCGACAAGGACAACGTGATGCAGGTGCACGTGAAGGCCGACCGCATCGGCAAGGTCGACCTCGGCTCCAAGCTGCCGGATGGGCGCACCACGGTCGACGCCTACAACGAGGCACTACGCACGGCCAAGTACGGCATTACCGAGATCTACACCACGCGCAAGGGCTCCGATCAGCAGGTGCCCAAGCTCAACGGCGTGGTGCGCTTCGAGCCGTGGGGCTGGATGGTGGGCACCGGCATCTTCGTCGACGACATCGCCGCCACCTTCTGGCGCAGTGCCTCGCTGCTGCTGGCGCTAGCGGCCTTGGTTTTGGTGGTGCTGGCGGCGCTGGCGCTGACCATGTCGCGCCGCATCATCGGCTCGCTCGGCGGCGAGCCGGCCTACGCGGTGGCGGTGGTGGAGGCGATCGCCGCCGGCGACCTGAACCAGACCATCCGCCACAACGGCAAGCCGCACAGCCTGCTGTTCGTGATGGCGGCGATGCAGCAGAAGCTGCGCGAGATGATCGCGCAGATCAGCGACTCCGCCGCGCAGCTGGGCGACACCGCCGCCGCGCTGGGCGAGCAGATGCAGCGGCTGGACACGGTGTCCGCCACCGCCAACGATTCCACCACCGCGGCGGCGGCGGCGATCGAGCAGCTGTCGGTGAGCATCGATCACGTGTCCGACAGCGCGCGGCAGACCGAGGTCGATTCGCGCGGCGTGGCGCAGCTGGCGCAACAGGGACTGGGAGTGGCGCAAGGCGTGGTGTCCAGCATCCGCGGCATTGCCGGCGAGGTCAGCGACGCCTCCGGTCGCGTGCTGTCGCTGAGCGAGCGCACGCGCAGCATCAGCGGCATCGCCGACACCATCCGCGACATCGCCGACCAGACCAATCTGCTGGCGCTGAACGCGGCGATCGAGGCGGCGCGGGCCGGCGAATTGGGACGCGGCTTCGCGGTGGTGGCGGACGAGGTGCGCAAGCTGGCGGAACGCACCGCGCAGGCCACCAGCGAGATTTCCAGCATCATCCACAGCGTGGTGCAGGAGACCGCCGGGGTATCCGGCGCCATGGAGCAGATCGCGCCGCTGGTGGAGGACGGCGTGCAGCAGGTGACGCAGCTGGCCGGCGCGCTGGGCCAGATCGACGACAAGGTCGGCCACACGCTGGAACGTTTCCGCAACGTGGCGCTGGCGATGAGCGAGCAGAGTCAGGCTGGGGTCAGCATCGCCGGCAGCGTGGAGCAGGTGGTGCACGTGGTGGAGGAAACGCAGTCCTCGGTGCGCTTCACCACCGGCGCCTCGGCGCGGCTGCAAACGTTGGCCGCAGACCTGCAGCAGGCGGTGTCGCGCTTCCGCGTGTAG